From the genome of Poecile atricapillus isolate bPoeAtr1 chromosome 23, bPoeAtr1.hap1, whole genome shotgun sequence, one region includes:
- the SYPL2 gene encoding synaptophysin-like protein 2 has product MSEPGAPAAGDKAPRLQDRVLRGLRWGRLQEPLGFIKVLEWLFAIFAFGSCGSFSGETGATVKCDSGAMTAISIQFGYPFRLYQIPFGMPNCEDESEARTLYLVGDFSAPAEFFVTLGVFSFLYSMAALVLYLRFHSLYTENTKLPFTDFCVTVCFAFFWLVAAAAWGKGLSDVKAATRPSTLIAAMGVCQGDGVVCNAGTTPAMGLANISVLFGFLNFLLWAGNCWFVLRETPWLQPPAPRDSAAEQGAIDKQ; this is encoded by the exons atGTCGGAGCCCGGCGCCCCCGCGGCCGGTGATAAAGCGCCCCGGCTCCAG GACCGTGTCCTTCGTGGGCTGCGCTGGGGCCGCCTCCAGGAGCCCCTGGGCTTCATCAAGGTGCTGGAATGG CTCTTTGCCATCTTTGCCTTCGGCTCCTGCGGCTCCTTCAGCGGTGAGACCGGAGCCACAGTGAAATGTGACAGCGGAGCGATGACAGCCATCAGCATCCAGTTCGGGTACCCCTTCAG GTTATACCAGATTCCCTTTGGGATGCCGAATTGTGAGGATGAATCAGAAGCCCGCACCCTGTACCTCGTTGGTGATTTCTCCGCTCCCGCTGAGTTTTTTGTGACCCTGGGGGTCTTCTCCTTCCTCTACTCCATGGCGGCTCTGGTGCTCTACCTCCGCTTCCATTCCCTGTACACCGAAAACACGAAGCTGCCCTTCACA GATTTCTGCGTCACCGTCTGCTTTGCCTTCTTCTGGCTGGTGGCAGCGGCGGCGTGGGGCAAGGGGCTGAGCGACGTGAAGGCGGCCACGCGCCCCTCCACCCTCATCGCTGCCATGGGGGTCTGCCAGGGCGATGGGGTGGTCTGCAACGCCGGCACCACGCCAGCCATGGGGCTGGCAAACATCTCAGTG ctcttcGGGTTCCTCAACTTCCTGCTGTGGGCCGGGAACTGCTGGTTCGTGCTGCGGGAGACGCCGTGGCTGCAGCCGCCCGCGCCCCGCGACAGCGCGGCCGAGCAAGGCGCCATCGACAAGCAGTAA
- the PSMA5 gene encoding proteasome subunit alpha type-5: MFLTRSEYDRGVNTFSPEGRLFQVEYAIEAIKLGSTAIGIQTSEGVCLAVEKRITSPLMEPSSIEKIVEIDSHIGCAMSGLIADAKTLIDKARVETQNHWFTYNETMTVESVTQAVSNLALQFGEEDADPGAMSRPFGVALLFGGVDEKGPQLFHMDPSGTFVQCDARAIGSASEGAQSSLQEVYHKSMTLKEAIKSSLVILKQVMEEKLNATNIELATVEPGMKFHMYTKEELEEVIKDI, from the exons ATGTTCCTCACGCGCTCCGAGTACGACCG GGGTGTGAACACGTTCTCTCCAGAGGGGAGGCTCTTCCAGGTGGAATATGCCATCGAGGCCATAAAG CTTGGCTCCACAGCCATTGGGATCCAGACCTCAGAGGGAGTTTGCCTGGCTGTGGAAAAGAGGATCACATCTCCCCTCATGGAGCCCAGCAGCATTGAGAAGATTGTGGAGATCGACTCCCACATTG GGTGTGCCATGAGTGGATTAATAGCTGATGCAAAGACTTTAATTGACAAGGCCAGAGTGGAGACCCAG AATCACTGGTTCACCTACAACGAGACGATGACGGTGGAGAGTGTGACACAGGCTGTGTCTAACCTGGCCCTGCAGTTTGGGGAGGAAGATGCTGATCCAGGAGCCATG TCCCGCCCGTTCGGCGTCGCTCTGCTCTTCGGAGGAGTGGATGAGAAGGGACCCCAGCT GTTCCACATGGATCCCTCGGGAACGTTCGTGCAGTGCGATGCCAGAGCCATCGGCTCCGCCTCAGAGGgagcccagagctccctgcaggAGGTTTACCACAAG TCCATGACGCTAAAGGAAGCCATCAAATCTTCCCTGGTCATCCTGAAACAGGTCATGGAGGAGAAACTAAATGCCACCAACATCGAG CTTGCCACGGTGGAGCCTGGGATGAAATTCCACATGTACACAAAAGAGGAGCTCGAGGAGGTCATCAAGGATATTtga